Proteins encoded in a region of the Benincasa hispida cultivar B227 chromosome 2, ASM972705v1, whole genome shotgun sequence genome:
- the LOC120071716 gene encoding uncharacterized protein LOC120071716 isoform X1 — MAIVTGDRYLEKLVKFVEERADPLIEGTLVLKLNPAGLHYVQSRLEALHELESLLTGAPVDYLRAYVSDLGDHRALEQLRRILRLLTSLKVVSVLPQPLRDPTPLSLLPFGSLKVLELRGCDLSTSAARGLLELRQTLEKIICHNSTDALRHVFASRIVEVKNSPQWNRLSFVSCACNGLVLMDESLQLLPAVETLDLSRNKFAKVDNLRKCVKLKHLDLGFNHLRTVASFTEVCTSNSPIKVPSHITKLVLRNNALTTLRGIENLKSLEGLDVSYNIISNFSELEFLVDITSLQNLWLEGNPLCCARWYRAHVFSLFSHPDNLKLDDKGICKEEYWKRKFIIASRQKRPAGFGFYSPAKDGAQGEGSINNKKRTISRIASIQSEEESTYFCSDQESVSCDNETYGREEAALSDNEVEVVDLMKKIEFMKKERSTLWLREFEDWLDHAPPNTVNGNINRAILRPGKEKYMKSRKITQHVGESSRYKSESIQASGDESSTNFVESDNSFVDMPSGLMASHYFGLDGSLGNDVVVPRSRTQRLDLKNGHLSSSFESPSTHMKSFYPLYNRSHGGEPKVEDASMSPLNAIDGISESHSSSAFHGSPPHYQEDILHRRHNLMEEILQLSAESYSVPSSDSYSSNSEDDIFPFGPIMPEIIEPTNGKSLCGSAEGQLSIHHSKDVTSKQCHELHQVGENGPCPFDSSINQTFSMPNSVCQGYSVQLPINVPADTHAYGTNHSVQCELNSQQRNRESKKKKKKRVVSLSGHTGVGIPDSYKWTSSDPSVFGADMEIELENENFIENYFNLNIADSRIHETCQQYLKCICILDSKLVYRKVVLLLSSRNKLYILIVRAAGDGSGAMLILSDCFSVEDIKEIFVGLGLQVVRVCLERGVKYLFVTGCIEKSRHLLCMLQVSGIGTPSDKSVLRSLEQVQVELFEKQICGGAKANLLQYSMVLFSCSEIQGELWYPRSLFIFEGHLLVCIEDLTQFGSFSIEGPLPPYFALDSCCLIADILEMVVEVKGALCVTLSSELASSVFSLIPKSDEKVVTIEKKEISSPCSSKWRLKWFCKENLLNFIALAKAIHLGSKGSSLPVRYVS, encoded by the exons ATGGCAATTGTGACAGGGGATCGATATTTGGAGAAGCTGGTGAAGTTTGTGGAGGAACGGGCCGATCCTCTTATTGAAGGAACTTTGGTGTTGAAGCTAAATCCAGCGGGATTGCACTACGTGCAGTCGAGGTTGGAGGCCTTACATGAACTCGAAAGTCTTTTAACCGGAGCTCCAGTTGACTACCTTCGAGCATATGTCTCCGACCTTGGCGACCACCGCGCGCTTGAGCAGCTCCGACGAATTCTGAGGCTGCTCACATCTTTAAAGGTCGTTTCGGTGCTTCCGCAGCCGTTGCGAGATCCGACACCGCTGTCTCTGTTGCCGTTTGGAAGTTTGAAGGTTTTGGAGCTCAGAGGGTGCGATTTGTCGACCTCCGCGGCAAGAGGGTTGCTGGAGTTGAGACAGACCTTAGAGAAGATTATTTGTCACAATTCTACG GACGCTCTGCGGCATGTGTTTGCAAGTAGGATTGTTGAGGTTAAGAACTCTCCGCAATGGAACCGACTGTCGTTTGTTTCATGCGCGTGCAATGGCTTAGTTCTCATGGATGAGTCTTTGCAACTTCTACCTGCTGTTGAAACCCTTGATCTGAGCCGAAATAAGTTTGCAAAAGTGGACAATCTCCGCAAGTGTGTGAAACTGAAACATTTGGATCTTGGTTTTAATCATCTAAGGACTGTTGCCTCTTTTACTGAGGTATGTACTTCAAATAGTCCTATCAAG GTTCCATCGCATATAACTAAACTTGTTTTGAGGAACAATGCTCTAACTACATTGCGTGGGATTGAGAATTTGAAGTCACTTGAAGGACTTGACGTGTCCTACAAtataatttccaatttttcagaGCTGGAGTTCCTTGTGGATATTACATCTTTACAGAATTTATGGCTAGAGGGCAATCCTTTATGTTGTGCACGGTGGTATAGAGCACATGTgttcagccttttctctcatcCAGATAAT CTGAAGTTAGATGACAAGGGAATCTGTAAAGAAGAATATTGGAAGAGGAAATTTATCATTGCTAGCAGGCAAAAGCGTCCAGCTGGTTTTGGTTTTTATTCCCCAGCAAAAGATGGTGCTCAAGGAGAGGGGAGTATAAACAATAAAAAG AGAACAATTTCTCGAATTGCTTCTATTCAGAGTGAAGAAGAGAGTACGTATTTCTGTTCTGACCAGGAGTCTGTATCATGTGATAATGAGACTTATGGCAGAGAGGAAGCAGCATTATCAGATAATGAAGTTGAAGTTGTTGATTTAATgaagaaaattgaatttatgaaGAAAGAGCGATCTACACTTTGGTTGCGGGAGTTTGAGGATTGGTTGGATCACGCTCCTCCAAATACTGTTAATGGCAATATCAACCGGGCTATTTTGCGGcctggaaaagaaaaatatatgaaaagtAGAAAAATTACACAGCATGTTGGGGAGAGCTCAAGATACAAATCAGAGTCTATTCAGGCATCGGGAGATGAAAGTAGTACAAATTTTGTGGAGTCGGATAATTCCTTTGTAGACATGCCTAGTGGTTTGATGGCCTCCCACTACTTTGGCCTGGATGGTTCACTAGGGAATGATGTCGTGGTTCCCCGATCTAGAACACAAAGATTGGATCTCAAAAACGGTCACCTTAGTTCTTCATTTGAAAGCCCTTCCACTCATATGAAAAGCTTTTATCCTTTGTATAATAGGTCTCATGGAGGTGAACCAAAGGTTGAAGATGCTAGTATGTCACCATTGAATGCCATAGATGGCATATCTGAGTCTCACTCATCCTCAGCATTCCATGGATCACCACCCCATTATCAAGAGGATATTCTTCACCGTCGACATAATTTAATGGAAGAGATTTTACAATTATCTGCAGAGTCATATTCAGTTCCTTCCTCTGACAGCTATTCCAGCAATAGTGAGGATGATATCTTTCCCTTTGGACCAATAATGCCAGAAATTATTGAACCTACAAATGGTAAGTCTTTGTGTGGAAGTGCTGAAGGTCAGTTGTCAATACATCATAGCAAAGACGTTACTTCTAAACAGTGCCATGAACTTCATCAGGTTGGAGAAAATGGCCCGTGCCCTTTTGATTCATCTATTAATCAAACATTTAGCATGCCGAACTCTGTTTGTCAAGGTTACAGTGTGCAGTTGCCAATCAATGTTCCTGCTGATACTCATGCCTATGGAACCAATCACTCTGTCCAATGTGAGCTTAATAGTCAGCAGAGGAAtagagaaagcaagaaaaaaaagaaaaaaagagttgTTTCATTGTCAGGACATACCGGAGTTGGAATACCAGACAGCTACAAATGGACAAGTTCTGATCCGAGTGTTTTTGGAGCTGATATGGAAATTGAactagaaaatgaaaattttattgaaaactatttcaatttaaatattgcaGACTCCAGAATTCATGAAACTTGTCAGCAGTATCTCAAATGCATTTGTATACTTGATTCTAAGCTAGTCTACAG AAAAGTTGTCCTTTTACTGAGTAGTAGAAACAAGTTGTATATACTAATTGTTCGGGCTGCTGGAGATGGTTCAG GAGCCATGCTCATTTTATCGGATTGTTTCAGTGTTGAAGATATTAAAGAAATCTTTGTTGGCCTAGGACTTCAGGTTGTGAG GGTTTGCTTGGAGAGAGGTGtaaaatatttgtttgttaCTGGATGCATTGAGAAATCAAGACATTTACTTTGTATGCTGCAAGTATCTGGCATTGGAACTCCTAGTGACAAGAGTGTCTTAAGAAG TTTGGAGCAGGTTCaggttgaattatttgaaaaacaaatatgtGGAGGTGCAAAAGCCAACTTACTTCAATATTCTATGGTGCTCTTTTCTTGCAGTGAGATTCAAG GAGAATTGTGGTATCCTCGATCCTTGTTTATCTTTGAAGGGCATTTACTTGTGTGCATCGAGGACTTGACGCAATTCGGTTCTTTCTCAATAGAAGGACCATTACCTCCATACTTTGCCCTTGACTCATGTTGCTTGATTGCCGACATACTTGAGATG GTTGTTGAAGTGAAGGGGGCGTTGTGTGTGACCTTATCTTCAGAACTTGCATCGTCCGTGTTCTCCTTGATCCCCAAATCCGACGAGAAGGTTGTCACTATCGAGAAGAAGGAGATTTCATCACCGTGTTCTTCGAAATGGAGGTTAAAATGGTTTTGTAAAGAGAATCTACTTAACTTCATTGCACTGGCGAAGGCAATCCACCTCGGAAGTAAGGGGTCTTCTTTGCCTGTAAGATATGTATCATGA
- the LOC120071716 gene encoding uncharacterized protein LOC120071716 isoform X3 has protein sequence MDESLQLLPAVETLDLSRNKFAKVDNLRKCVKLKHLDLGFNHLRTVASFTEVCTSNSPIKVPSHITKLVLRNNALTTLRGIENLKSLEGLDVSYNIISNFSELEFLVDITSLQNLWLEGNPLCCARWYRAHVFSLFSHPDNLKLDDKGICKEEYWKRKFIIASRQKRPAGFGFYSPAKDGAQGEGSINNKKRTISRIASIQSEEESTYFCSDQESVSCDNETYGREEAALSDNEVEVVDLMKKIEFMKKERSTLWLREFEDWLDHAPPNTVNGNINRAILRPGKEKYMKSRKITQHVGESSRYKSESIQASGDESSTNFVESDNSFVDMPSGLMASHYFGLDGSLGNDVVVPRSRTQRLDLKNGHLSSSFESPSTHMKSFYPLYNRSHGGEPKVEDASMSPLNAIDGISESHSSSAFHGSPPHYQEDILHRRHNLMEEILQLSAESYSVPSSDSYSSNSEDDIFPFGPIMPEIIEPTNGKSLCGSAEGQLSIHHSKDVTSKQCHELHQVGENGPCPFDSSINQTFSMPNSVCQGYSVQLPINVPADTHAYGTNHSVQCELNSQQRNRESKKKKKKRVVSLSGHTGVGIPDSYKWTSSDPSVFGADMEIELENENFIENYFNLNIADSRIHETCQQYLKCICILDSKLVYRKVVLLLSSRNKLYILIVRAAGDGSGAMLILSDCFSVEDIKEIFVGLGLQVVRVCLERGVKYLFVTGCIEKSRHLLCMLQVSGIGTPSDKSVLRSLEQVQVELFEKQICGGAKANLLQYSMVLFSCSEIQGELWYPRSLFIFEGHLLVCIEDLTQFGSFSIEGPLPPYFALDSCCLIADILEMVVEVKGALCVTLSSELASSVFSLIPKSDEKVVTIEKKEISSPCSSKWRLKWFCKENLLNFIALAKAIHLGSKGSSLPVRYVS, from the exons ATGGATGAGTCTTTGCAACTTCTACCTGCTGTTGAAACCCTTGATCTGAGCCGAAATAAGTTTGCAAAAGTGGACAATCTCCGCAAGTGTGTGAAACTGAAACATTTGGATCTTGGTTTTAATCATCTAAGGACTGTTGCCTCTTTTACTGAGGTATGTACTTCAAATAGTCCTATCAAG GTTCCATCGCATATAACTAAACTTGTTTTGAGGAACAATGCTCTAACTACATTGCGTGGGATTGAGAATTTGAAGTCACTTGAAGGACTTGACGTGTCCTACAAtataatttccaatttttcagaGCTGGAGTTCCTTGTGGATATTACATCTTTACAGAATTTATGGCTAGAGGGCAATCCTTTATGTTGTGCACGGTGGTATAGAGCACATGTgttcagccttttctctcatcCAGATAAT CTGAAGTTAGATGACAAGGGAATCTGTAAAGAAGAATATTGGAAGAGGAAATTTATCATTGCTAGCAGGCAAAAGCGTCCAGCTGGTTTTGGTTTTTATTCCCCAGCAAAAGATGGTGCTCAAGGAGAGGGGAGTATAAACAATAAAAAG AGAACAATTTCTCGAATTGCTTCTATTCAGAGTGAAGAAGAGAGTACGTATTTCTGTTCTGACCAGGAGTCTGTATCATGTGATAATGAGACTTATGGCAGAGAGGAAGCAGCATTATCAGATAATGAAGTTGAAGTTGTTGATTTAATgaagaaaattgaatttatgaaGAAAGAGCGATCTACACTTTGGTTGCGGGAGTTTGAGGATTGGTTGGATCACGCTCCTCCAAATACTGTTAATGGCAATATCAACCGGGCTATTTTGCGGcctggaaaagaaaaatatatgaaaagtAGAAAAATTACACAGCATGTTGGGGAGAGCTCAAGATACAAATCAGAGTCTATTCAGGCATCGGGAGATGAAAGTAGTACAAATTTTGTGGAGTCGGATAATTCCTTTGTAGACATGCCTAGTGGTTTGATGGCCTCCCACTACTTTGGCCTGGATGGTTCACTAGGGAATGATGTCGTGGTTCCCCGATCTAGAACACAAAGATTGGATCTCAAAAACGGTCACCTTAGTTCTTCATTTGAAAGCCCTTCCACTCATATGAAAAGCTTTTATCCTTTGTATAATAGGTCTCATGGAGGTGAACCAAAGGTTGAAGATGCTAGTATGTCACCATTGAATGCCATAGATGGCATATCTGAGTCTCACTCATCCTCAGCATTCCATGGATCACCACCCCATTATCAAGAGGATATTCTTCACCGTCGACATAATTTAATGGAAGAGATTTTACAATTATCTGCAGAGTCATATTCAGTTCCTTCCTCTGACAGCTATTCCAGCAATAGTGAGGATGATATCTTTCCCTTTGGACCAATAATGCCAGAAATTATTGAACCTACAAATGGTAAGTCTTTGTGTGGAAGTGCTGAAGGTCAGTTGTCAATACATCATAGCAAAGACGTTACTTCTAAACAGTGCCATGAACTTCATCAGGTTGGAGAAAATGGCCCGTGCCCTTTTGATTCATCTATTAATCAAACATTTAGCATGCCGAACTCTGTTTGTCAAGGTTACAGTGTGCAGTTGCCAATCAATGTTCCTGCTGATACTCATGCCTATGGAACCAATCACTCTGTCCAATGTGAGCTTAATAGTCAGCAGAGGAAtagagaaagcaagaaaaaaaagaaaaaaagagttgTTTCATTGTCAGGACATACCGGAGTTGGAATACCAGACAGCTACAAATGGACAAGTTCTGATCCGAGTGTTTTTGGAGCTGATATGGAAATTGAactagaaaatgaaaattttattgaaaactatttcaatttaaatattgcaGACTCCAGAATTCATGAAACTTGTCAGCAGTATCTCAAATGCATTTGTATACTTGATTCTAAGCTAGTCTACAG AAAAGTTGTCCTTTTACTGAGTAGTAGAAACAAGTTGTATATACTAATTGTTCGGGCTGCTGGAGATGGTTCAG GAGCCATGCTCATTTTATCGGATTGTTTCAGTGTTGAAGATATTAAAGAAATCTTTGTTGGCCTAGGACTTCAGGTTGTGAG GGTTTGCTTGGAGAGAGGTGtaaaatatttgtttgttaCTGGATGCATTGAGAAATCAAGACATTTACTTTGTATGCTGCAAGTATCTGGCATTGGAACTCCTAGTGACAAGAGTGTCTTAAGAAG TTTGGAGCAGGTTCaggttgaattatttgaaaaacaaatatgtGGAGGTGCAAAAGCCAACTTACTTCAATATTCTATGGTGCTCTTTTCTTGCAGTGAGATTCAAG GAGAATTGTGGTATCCTCGATCCTTGTTTATCTTTGAAGGGCATTTACTTGTGTGCATCGAGGACTTGACGCAATTCGGTTCTTTCTCAATAGAAGGACCATTACCTCCATACTTTGCCCTTGACTCATGTTGCTTGATTGCCGACATACTTGAGATG GTTGTTGAAGTGAAGGGGGCGTTGTGTGTGACCTTATCTTCAGAACTTGCATCGTCCGTGTTCTCCTTGATCCCCAAATCCGACGAGAAGGTTGTCACTATCGAGAAGAAGGAGATTTCATCACCGTGTTCTTCGAAATGGAGGTTAAAATGGTTTTGTAAAGAGAATCTACTTAACTTCATTGCACTGGCGAAGGCAATCCACCTCGGAAGTAAGGGGTCTTCTTTGCCTGTAAGATATGTATCATGA
- the LOC120072335 gene encoding uncharacterized protein LOC120072335, with protein sequence MAVFTHGCSNSRIFCEREGTLFLGISAAPVLPQRARVYGHFARERGTSRRLSKKEQLDFPRKGFFATRKVVLTVPRDSSSSNTSTSKEDPTNQSERTPFGYTRKDVLLIGLGVTVLGFGLKTGLEYAGYDPMQAGNVVQLVLVLGLTLGWISTYMFRVSSKDMTYAQQLRDYEDKVMQKRLESLTEAELIALLEQVEEEKSQSASGEQVN encoded by the exons ATGGCTGTTTTTACTCATGGATGCTCCAATTCCAGAATTTTCTGTGAAAGGGAGGGGACCTTGTTTTTAGGTATTTCGGCTGCTCCAGTTTTGCCACAGAGGGCGAGAGTTTACGGACATTTTGCGAGAG AAAGAGGAACTAGTCGACGGTTGTCAAAAAAGGAACAACTTGATTTCCCAAGGAAAGGATTCTTTGCCACAAGGAAAGTTGTCCTCACAGTCCCTAGGGACAGTAGCTCTTCAAACACAAGCACCAGCAAGGAAGATCCTACAAATCAATCTGAG CGAACACCTTTTGGTTACACGAGGAAAGATGTTTTATTAATTGGTTTAGGTGTCACAGTTCTTGGATTTGGATTGAAAACTGGATTAGAG TATGCTGGGTATGATCCTATGCAAGCAGGTAACGTCGTTCAGCTTGTTCTGGTTTTGGGTTTAACTCTAGGATGGATTTCCACGTACATGTTCAGAGTTTCAAGCAAGGATATGACATATGCTCAACAACTACGTGACTATGAAGACAAAGTCATGCAG AAACGCCTTGAAAGCCTTACAGAAGCAGAGCTCATAGCATTGCTCGAACAAGTCGAAGAAGAAAAGAGCCAATCAGCTAGTGGCGAACAGGTTAATTGA
- the LOC120071716 gene encoding uncharacterized protein LOC120071716 isoform X2 translates to MAIVTGDRYLEKLVKFVEERADPLIEGTLVLKLNPAGLHYVQSRLEALHELESLLTGAPVDYLRAYVSDLGDHRALEQLRRILRLLTSLKVVSVLPQPLRDPTPLSLLPFGSLKVLELRGCDLSTSAARGLLELRQTLEKIICHNSTDALRHVFASRIVEVKNSPQWNRLSFVSCACNGLVLMDESLQLLPAVETLDLSRNKFAKVDNLRKCVKLKHLDLGFNHLRTVASFTEVPSHITKLVLRNNALTTLRGIENLKSLEGLDVSYNIISNFSELEFLVDITSLQNLWLEGNPLCCARWYRAHVFSLFSHPDNLKLDDKGICKEEYWKRKFIIASRQKRPAGFGFYSPAKDGAQGEGSINNKKRTISRIASIQSEEESTYFCSDQESVSCDNETYGREEAALSDNEVEVVDLMKKIEFMKKERSTLWLREFEDWLDHAPPNTVNGNINRAILRPGKEKYMKSRKITQHVGESSRYKSESIQASGDESSTNFVESDNSFVDMPSGLMASHYFGLDGSLGNDVVVPRSRTQRLDLKNGHLSSSFESPSTHMKSFYPLYNRSHGGEPKVEDASMSPLNAIDGISESHSSSAFHGSPPHYQEDILHRRHNLMEEILQLSAESYSVPSSDSYSSNSEDDIFPFGPIMPEIIEPTNGKSLCGSAEGQLSIHHSKDVTSKQCHELHQVGENGPCPFDSSINQTFSMPNSVCQGYSVQLPINVPADTHAYGTNHSVQCELNSQQRNRESKKKKKKRVVSLSGHTGVGIPDSYKWTSSDPSVFGADMEIELENENFIENYFNLNIADSRIHETCQQYLKCICILDSKLVYRKVVLLLSSRNKLYILIVRAAGDGSGAMLILSDCFSVEDIKEIFVGLGLQVVRVCLERGVKYLFVTGCIEKSRHLLCMLQVSGIGTPSDKSVLRSLEQVQVELFEKQICGGAKANLLQYSMVLFSCSEIQGELWYPRSLFIFEGHLLVCIEDLTQFGSFSIEGPLPPYFALDSCCLIADILEMVVEVKGALCVTLSSELASSVFSLIPKSDEKVVTIEKKEISSPCSSKWRLKWFCKENLLNFIALAKAIHLGSKGSSLPVRYVS, encoded by the exons ATGGCAATTGTGACAGGGGATCGATATTTGGAGAAGCTGGTGAAGTTTGTGGAGGAACGGGCCGATCCTCTTATTGAAGGAACTTTGGTGTTGAAGCTAAATCCAGCGGGATTGCACTACGTGCAGTCGAGGTTGGAGGCCTTACATGAACTCGAAAGTCTTTTAACCGGAGCTCCAGTTGACTACCTTCGAGCATATGTCTCCGACCTTGGCGACCACCGCGCGCTTGAGCAGCTCCGACGAATTCTGAGGCTGCTCACATCTTTAAAGGTCGTTTCGGTGCTTCCGCAGCCGTTGCGAGATCCGACACCGCTGTCTCTGTTGCCGTTTGGAAGTTTGAAGGTTTTGGAGCTCAGAGGGTGCGATTTGTCGACCTCCGCGGCAAGAGGGTTGCTGGAGTTGAGACAGACCTTAGAGAAGATTATTTGTCACAATTCTACG GACGCTCTGCGGCATGTGTTTGCAAGTAGGATTGTTGAGGTTAAGAACTCTCCGCAATGGAACCGACTGTCGTTTGTTTCATGCGCGTGCAATGGCTTAGTTCTCATGGATGAGTCTTTGCAACTTCTACCTGCTGTTGAAACCCTTGATCTGAGCCGAAATAAGTTTGCAAAAGTGGACAATCTCCGCAAGTGTGTGAAACTGAAACATTTGGATCTTGGTTTTAATCATCTAAGGACTGTTGCCTCTTTTACTGAG GTTCCATCGCATATAACTAAACTTGTTTTGAGGAACAATGCTCTAACTACATTGCGTGGGATTGAGAATTTGAAGTCACTTGAAGGACTTGACGTGTCCTACAAtataatttccaatttttcagaGCTGGAGTTCCTTGTGGATATTACATCTTTACAGAATTTATGGCTAGAGGGCAATCCTTTATGTTGTGCACGGTGGTATAGAGCACATGTgttcagccttttctctcatcCAGATAAT CTGAAGTTAGATGACAAGGGAATCTGTAAAGAAGAATATTGGAAGAGGAAATTTATCATTGCTAGCAGGCAAAAGCGTCCAGCTGGTTTTGGTTTTTATTCCCCAGCAAAAGATGGTGCTCAAGGAGAGGGGAGTATAAACAATAAAAAG AGAACAATTTCTCGAATTGCTTCTATTCAGAGTGAAGAAGAGAGTACGTATTTCTGTTCTGACCAGGAGTCTGTATCATGTGATAATGAGACTTATGGCAGAGAGGAAGCAGCATTATCAGATAATGAAGTTGAAGTTGTTGATTTAATgaagaaaattgaatttatgaaGAAAGAGCGATCTACACTTTGGTTGCGGGAGTTTGAGGATTGGTTGGATCACGCTCCTCCAAATACTGTTAATGGCAATATCAACCGGGCTATTTTGCGGcctggaaaagaaaaatatatgaaaagtAGAAAAATTACACAGCATGTTGGGGAGAGCTCAAGATACAAATCAGAGTCTATTCAGGCATCGGGAGATGAAAGTAGTACAAATTTTGTGGAGTCGGATAATTCCTTTGTAGACATGCCTAGTGGTTTGATGGCCTCCCACTACTTTGGCCTGGATGGTTCACTAGGGAATGATGTCGTGGTTCCCCGATCTAGAACACAAAGATTGGATCTCAAAAACGGTCACCTTAGTTCTTCATTTGAAAGCCCTTCCACTCATATGAAAAGCTTTTATCCTTTGTATAATAGGTCTCATGGAGGTGAACCAAAGGTTGAAGATGCTAGTATGTCACCATTGAATGCCATAGATGGCATATCTGAGTCTCACTCATCCTCAGCATTCCATGGATCACCACCCCATTATCAAGAGGATATTCTTCACCGTCGACATAATTTAATGGAAGAGATTTTACAATTATCTGCAGAGTCATATTCAGTTCCTTCCTCTGACAGCTATTCCAGCAATAGTGAGGATGATATCTTTCCCTTTGGACCAATAATGCCAGAAATTATTGAACCTACAAATGGTAAGTCTTTGTGTGGAAGTGCTGAAGGTCAGTTGTCAATACATCATAGCAAAGACGTTACTTCTAAACAGTGCCATGAACTTCATCAGGTTGGAGAAAATGGCCCGTGCCCTTTTGATTCATCTATTAATCAAACATTTAGCATGCCGAACTCTGTTTGTCAAGGTTACAGTGTGCAGTTGCCAATCAATGTTCCTGCTGATACTCATGCCTATGGAACCAATCACTCTGTCCAATGTGAGCTTAATAGTCAGCAGAGGAAtagagaaagcaagaaaaaaaagaaaaaaagagttgTTTCATTGTCAGGACATACCGGAGTTGGAATACCAGACAGCTACAAATGGACAAGTTCTGATCCGAGTGTTTTTGGAGCTGATATGGAAATTGAactagaaaatgaaaattttattgaaaactatttcaatttaaatattgcaGACTCCAGAATTCATGAAACTTGTCAGCAGTATCTCAAATGCATTTGTATACTTGATTCTAAGCTAGTCTACAG AAAAGTTGTCCTTTTACTGAGTAGTAGAAACAAGTTGTATATACTAATTGTTCGGGCTGCTGGAGATGGTTCAG GAGCCATGCTCATTTTATCGGATTGTTTCAGTGTTGAAGATATTAAAGAAATCTTTGTTGGCCTAGGACTTCAGGTTGTGAG GGTTTGCTTGGAGAGAGGTGtaaaatatttgtttgttaCTGGATGCATTGAGAAATCAAGACATTTACTTTGTATGCTGCAAGTATCTGGCATTGGAACTCCTAGTGACAAGAGTGTCTTAAGAAG TTTGGAGCAGGTTCaggttgaattatttgaaaaacaaatatgtGGAGGTGCAAAAGCCAACTTACTTCAATATTCTATGGTGCTCTTTTCTTGCAGTGAGATTCAAG GAGAATTGTGGTATCCTCGATCCTTGTTTATCTTTGAAGGGCATTTACTTGTGTGCATCGAGGACTTGACGCAATTCGGTTCTTTCTCAATAGAAGGACCATTACCTCCATACTTTGCCCTTGACTCATGTTGCTTGATTGCCGACATACTTGAGATG GTTGTTGAAGTGAAGGGGGCGTTGTGTGTGACCTTATCTTCAGAACTTGCATCGTCCGTGTTCTCCTTGATCCCCAAATCCGACGAGAAGGTTGTCACTATCGAGAAGAAGGAGATTTCATCACCGTGTTCTTCGAAATGGAGGTTAAAATGGTTTTGTAAAGAGAATCTACTTAACTTCATTGCACTGGCGAAGGCAATCCACCTCGGAAGTAAGGGGTCTTCTTTGCCTGTAAGATATGTATCATGA